The following proteins are co-located in the Conyzicola lurida genome:
- a CDS encoding TrmH family RNA methyltransferase produces MRIERITDLERDELRDFRSLTDVALRRVSEPAGGLYIAESTKVIGRALAAGHRPRSFLLIEQWLPDVEALLADTGFDDVPVFVGAPELLKQLTGFDMHRGALASMHRPELLPVAELLEGARRVVVLEDIVDHTNIGAIFRSVAGLGADAVLITPRCADPLYRRSVRVSMGTVLQVPWTRLPEWPEGADLLRDAGFHIAALALADDAVELDAFAASAPHKVAMLLGSEGDGLSRAALENADTVVTIPMMHGVDSLNVAAASAVALYTVRIK; encoded by the coding sequence ATGCGCATCGAGAGAATCACCGACCTCGAGCGCGACGAACTGCGTGACTTCAGATCTCTGACGGATGTCGCGCTGCGACGCGTGAGCGAACCGGCAGGCGGGTTGTACATCGCCGAGTCGACGAAGGTGATCGGCCGCGCTCTCGCCGCCGGGCACCGCCCTCGGTCCTTCCTGCTGATCGAACAGTGGCTGCCCGACGTCGAAGCGCTGCTCGCCGACACCGGATTCGACGACGTACCCGTCTTCGTCGGCGCTCCCGAGCTGCTCAAGCAGCTCACCGGGTTCGACATGCACCGCGGAGCGCTCGCGTCGATGCACCGGCCCGAGCTGCTGCCCGTGGCCGAGCTGCTCGAGGGCGCCCGCCGCGTCGTCGTGCTCGAGGATATCGTCGACCACACGAACATCGGCGCGATCTTCCGCTCGGTCGCGGGCCTCGGTGCCGACGCCGTGCTGATCACCCCGCGCTGCGCCGACCCGCTCTACCGCCGCAGCGTGCGGGTGAGCATGGGCACCGTGCTGCAGGTGCCGTGGACCCGCCTGCCCGAGTGGCCGGAGGGCGCGGACCTGCTGCGGGACGCGGGCTTCCACATCGCGGCACTCGCGCTGGCCGACGATGCCGTGGAACTCGACGCCTTTGCGGCATCCGCCCCTCACAAGGTGGCCATGCTGCTCGGGTCGGAGGGTGACGGACTGAGCCGGGCCGCCCTCGAGAACGCCGATACGGTCGTGACGATTCCGATGATGCACGGCGTCGATTCGCTCAACGTCGCGGCCGCCAGCGCCGTCGCCCTGTACACGGTGCGCATCAAGTAA
- a CDS encoding Sir2 family NAD-dependent protein deacetylase yields the protein MSHTDTQTQLDAAVDVLRGRRIALLTGAGLSTDSGIPDYRGAGAPVRTPMTFSQFLGDVNFRKRYWAGSHLGWKRFAAAAPNAGHTAIADLEAAGLVNGVITQNVDGLHLRAGSQRVVDLHGSMDRVRCLTCGQYYARGDIAARLAAANPWIEGDDLPLSPDGDVQIASVDDFVVPECSVCGGLLKPDVVFFGEFVPVEKFTEASALVQRAEAFVVAGSSLMVNSGIRLLDQAVKKKLPVVIINRGVTKGDSRAVVKIEAGTSETLVSLLTRLGA from the coding sequence GTGTCCCACACCGACACGCAGACGCAGCTCGACGCCGCCGTCGACGTGCTGCGCGGACGGCGGATCGCGTTGCTCACCGGCGCCGGGCTCAGCACCGACTCGGGAATCCCCGACTACCGCGGAGCCGGAGCCCCCGTGCGCACCCCCATGACCTTCTCGCAGTTCCTCGGCGACGTGAACTTCCGCAAGCGCTACTGGGCCGGAAGCCACCTCGGCTGGAAGCGGTTCGCCGCCGCCGCGCCGAACGCCGGGCACACCGCGATCGCCGACCTCGAGGCCGCAGGCCTGGTCAACGGCGTCATCACCCAGAACGTCGACGGCCTGCACCTGCGTGCGGGATCGCAGCGCGTCGTCGACCTGCACGGTTCGATGGACCGCGTGCGCTGCCTCACCTGCGGCCAGTACTACGCGCGCGGCGACATCGCGGCCCGGCTCGCGGCCGCCAACCCGTGGATCGAGGGCGACGACCTGCCCCTCTCCCCCGACGGCGACGTGCAGATCGCCTCGGTGGACGATTTCGTGGTGCCCGAGTGCAGCGTCTGCGGCGGGCTGCTCAAGCCCGACGTGGTGTTCTTCGGCGAGTTCGTGCCGGTCGAGAAGTTCACCGAGGCCTCCGCGCTCGTGCAGCGCGCCGAGGCGTTCGTGGTCGCCGGGTCGTCCCTGATGGTCAACTCGGGTATCCGCCTGCTCGACCAGGCGGTCAAGAAGAAACTCCCGGTCGTCATCATCAACCGCGGTGTCACCAAGGGCGACTCGCGCGCTGTGGTTAAGATCGAAGCAGGAACCTCGGAGACGCTCGTCTCGCTCCTGACGAGGCTCGGCGCCTAG
- a CDS encoding histidine phosphatase family protein has translation MTLIYLVRHGETDWNRERRIQGSTDIPLNDTGRAQAATTGRLLATREWDGVYASPLSRAYETGAIIARELGLPEPGVVPDLVERNYGLAEGLTGDEIDARFPDAVPGRETREEVAARALPALVSLAEQHPGESIVVVSHGGLIRTVLTEVAGAAHTEPIRNGSVHSFRHTDGTLDLIAFDDPIEVESLDCATEDIEDQNAVESRESLV, from the coding sequence ATGACGTTGATCTACCTCGTCCGCCACGGCGAGACGGACTGGAACCGAGAACGCCGCATTCAGGGCAGTACCGACATCCCGCTGAACGACACCGGCCGCGCGCAGGCCGCGACCACCGGACGGCTGCTCGCCACCCGCGAGTGGGACGGCGTCTACGCCAGTCCGCTTTCGCGCGCCTACGAGACCGGCGCGATCATCGCGCGCGAGCTGGGGCTGCCCGAACCGGGAGTGGTCCCGGACCTGGTCGAGCGCAACTACGGCTTGGCCGAGGGCCTCACCGGCGACGAGATCGACGCGCGCTTCCCCGACGCCGTGCCCGGCCGGGAAACCCGCGAGGAGGTCGCCGCACGCGCGCTGCCCGCGCTCGTCAGTCTCGCCGAGCAGCACCCCGGCGAGTCGATCGTGGTCGTCAGCCACGGCGGCCTCATCCGCACCGTGCTCACCGAGGTCGCAGGGGCCGCGCACACCGAACCGATCCGCAACGGCTCCGTGCACAGCTTCCGGCACACCGACGGCACCCTCGACCTCATCGCGTTCGACGACCCGATCGAGGTCGAATCGCTCGACTGCGCGACC